A single region of the Vicia villosa cultivar HV-30 ecotype Madison, WI linkage group LG4, Vvil1.0, whole genome shotgun sequence genome encodes:
- the LOC131598983 gene encoding dynamin-related protein 3B-like has translation MTLVDLPGITKILVCDQPSGIEARIKIMIMSYIKEPSCLILVVTPANSDLANLDALQMAGVADPEGNRTIGVITKLDIIDRDTDVRNLLQGKVIILQRRIFKLRCGAYTRSNLS, from the exons ATGACACTTGTAGATCTCCCAGGTATTACAAAGATTCTTGTTTGCGACCAGCCTTCTGGTATTGAAGCCCGAATCAAAATAATGATCATGTCATATATCAAAGAGCCCTCCTGTCTTATTCTAGTTGTCACACCGGCAAATTCAGACTTGGCTAATTTAGATGCTCTTCAGATGGCAGGAGTGGCTGATCCCGAGG GTAATAGAACGATCGGTGTAATCACAAAG TTGGATATCATTGACAGAGATACCGATGTCAGAAATCTGTTACAGGGAAAAGTTATCATACTGCAACGAAG GATATTCAAGCTTAGGTGTGGGGCTTATACTCGATCGAACCTCAGCTGA